The sequence AGGCGGAGCTGTTCCTTAAGACCATGTGGCAGGCGCTTGGACCTGGGGGTCCCCACCACAGACAGCCTTGTGATTGGCCTCTGGACAGTAGCCTGCTGGAGGGCCCTAACCCGAGAGACCCATTGCAGTCCAGCTCCCCCATTTCTGAAACCGCTCTCTACCTGTATAGAGCTTTGACCCTTTTCACATAGTGAGCTCATTTGGGCTAGAATATAACATCAGAGAAATAATTCCATTTCACGGCTAAGGAACCTGAGGTATCATGAGATGCAGCAGCTTGCCGCAAATCTCCCAGCTAGTGAGCAAGAGGGTGGAATTCAGATGCAGGACATCTGCCTCTACCTATGCTATGATACTGatcactagccacatgtggctatttaaattattacagttaaaaattttaaaatttattgcctCAATCCCACCAGTGCTCAACACTTAAATGCTACTAATGCCTACCACTTCACATGGTTTTagatagaatatttccatcattgcagaaagttctgttggacagGATGAAATTCTCTTAGCGACACCTTGaagtgaagttaaaaaaaaaacacaacttatgTTTGAGTCCTATTcttatgaatttgagcaagttatttatattctgtgcctcagtttcttaatctatAAAGTGGAGATGTCAGACACTACCTGCCATTACAAGTAGTGAGTAAACAATGACTGATCTTTCCACCAGCCCAGTATCCAAGCTATTGGTAACTTCCATTATGCTGGTTGTTGGGAGTGACCTTATCCCTGTCTCAGAGAGACTTGGGGGCCAGTGGAAGTGTTGAGTATGTAAATAAAGAGGTGCATTGAAGTGTTTCATGTTCACTAATGGAAGTCAGTGGGAGCCCACAGTGGGGTGTCTTTATGGAAGAGGATGCCAAGAAAAGTTTGAGAAGGGTTGGGCTTTGCTGAGTTTTGAAAAGTTTCTTCTATATGGCCAAAAGGGGTCTCTTGAAACAGGACAAGGTAGTGTTTAAAGGaaggaggggttgggggtggggacaaCTTGGACTGCTATCATCCCCTTTATGACATTACCTCTGTGACCTGCCCCTCCTGTCTTGCAGAATTAGGTGTGCCCTTCTGTGGAGCACATGGCCATAGCCTAGCTTTACAGTGATTGTTGCCCACGTGAAGGTGCGGTGAAGCTGGACATCCACTAGAGTATGGCAGCTGCTCACTCAACCCTCACAGGACAGCAATGCCTGGGTGAGCCAGCCAGAATTCTAATTTGTCACGGATCCATCTCCCAGGGTTCAGAGCTAAAACCAAATTTGCCGGCTGATCAGAACAGACTGGATGGTCTCCAGTCAGCCAGTCCTCTCCTGAAGGCATACCTTTTGTTCCCAAGAGAGAACTTTTGGGACTGCTCAGTCACCAGCCGCAGGGTTGAGAAAGTTAGGGTTGACTAGAGAGGTCTGTGGAGGACCCATCTTCACTTGTGTGAGCCAATCTACCAGTGACTGACAGATCTGGGTTCCTGGACTCTGCTTGAGAGGGCATTGCTAGAGTTTGCCTCTCACACTGTCCATTTGGTACCTGCCTGACTGATAGGCAGCCCTTATGAGTGATTATATGGACTTATGTTTAATAGTGTTTCTGTTTAAGAGtggggctttggagtcagacctgGGTTCCAGGGCTGCCTCTGCTATGCGATTTAAGACAAATTATTTAACATCTTGGAACCGTATTTATCTCACCTGTGACATTTGAGTGTGTAACAGTTTTCGTACTACCTCCAAAAAGGTTGCTTACAGTCTTGTCTTGAGGGCTGTTGCATAACTTGTTTTTTTGGTAGATTGAAACAATGatacttattttctgtttccaagtgctgtcttttttttggtgggggggcggTCTGGGGGTTCTGCCCTTTTATTTTCCCCATAATACTGCCCTGGCTTTCAAATCTACCCCCAAGGACCTTACCCAAGCTCCATCTGCCAGGAGCTGCAGATTAGGTCAGCTTCCTTTTAGTTCCCCAGAGTAGTTCTTACCCTCTCTGGGCTGTTGCAGAGACTCCTCTCCCTGGAATGCTGTTCCTCCCTTGGCCAACTCCTCACCAATTTGCATTCAGTAGGTTTCAGTTTAAATGTCACCCCTTCAGAGAGGACATCATTGACCACTTTATCTGAAGTATAAAACACCTGTGTTATTCCTCTGttgcttgctttttgtttctcttcactgGGCAGTAAGCGCCATGAAATCAGGGACCATCTGTAGCTTGTTCTTCTGATCCCCAGCACCTAGCCCACCACCTAGCACGTGGTCTTCGCTGAATACTGTGGAATAACTGAAGCCCCAGGAAGCGCTGGATAAGGAGTCAGGACCCTATTAGAAACTGGCAGGGCAGCCAGTGCTCTATGCTTCCAGCTTCAGTGCCCCATTCATGAAGGGTGTGGGGCAGGTAAGGCCCCGAGTTTGGCCCCGCTGGAAGTAGCCCCCGGAACCGCTACCTGAGGCCTGATTGTGCCAAGGGAATCGTTTCTAAGGCGACAAAAAACTGAGGGCGGGGCCTCAGAACGGAGGGTTGCGGGCCCCCGCAGGGCGCTCCCGCGAGACGCGACTGCGCGCAGAGGGGAGGCGGGCTCTGGGGCCCCGGGaatgcgcgcgcgcgcgcggcgAGGGTCTTATGCAGGGGCCCACCGCGGCGCTGCTCCTGAGGGCAGGGGAGCTGGGGGCCGCAAAGCAGGACTCCACCGCCTGGTTTCGCCAGGAGAGGGGCCCCGTGTGCACCTGGCCACGGAAGCCGCAGCCGCTCGAGCTCCGCGCCACTTCCCCCGCCCCATGGCCCAGGGCACGCCACTCCGAGTTCCGGCTTCCAGAGGAGGCTCCGGCACACGGCCAAGACTGGGTCTGCAGTCCAGCCTCAGCGCGCCGCCTAGACTGCGCCCTCCAGCCCTCGGCCCACGACAGCCACGCCCAGGGCGCCGAGGATCCCCGCCCCGCTGGGCCCTCGGCTTCCCCGGCCCAGGAGCACGCCCCGCCCCAGGACGGTGAGGCCACTTGCGGCCGCCCTTCCTGGCCCAAGGCGAAGTCTTGGGGCGGACGTGAGAATCCAGGGAACCGGAGAAGAGCGGTAGAGGATAGGCAGCGGGATGAAGGGTGGAGAGAGAAGGGGTGCCTACTCCACGCCCACTCCGCATCTTTCTGCAGGTTCTCTCGTCCTTTGGCGAGGATTCTCCAAGGCGTCTCAACACATGGGCCGGCTCAGAAACGCCAAGATCCACGTGGAGAGAGCTGTCAAGGtcggagggggttgggggaggggctaGAAAAGGCCTGGAGGGTGGCTCACCCTGCCTCCTTGCACTATATTCTCCCCTgcttagaaaataaagaagaaaaaaccttGATCCCACGCCTGTCTTCAAATACTTCTCCAGTTTTCAACACGCTGTCCACAACCAAAATTCTAGGCAGAATTCAACTACTTTATCTGGGTTTCAGTCCTCAGCCCCCACCACGCTGGGTCCCTATCCTTCACCACTCTCATCAGGAACCTCTCTGGTTAAGGTCACTGGTAACCTCTAAGGAGCCAGATCCACCAGTCAGTCCCTTTTCTTTCCTGACCTTGGTTTGGCACCTGTGTCATTCTGCACCAGCACACCTTTCCTCTTGGCTGTCTGCACActcctgcttttcctttctccctcccaggCAGCTACTTTTCAGTTGCCTCTGAAGACTTCCCAGGACATTCCTGTTTCCCTGGATCCCTCTCTACACTTGTCGCCTTGGCTGTGAGTTCAATCTGTCCTGCgcccttttcattctctctccagcccagcctggcctccGTGGATCTAGTCCCCCACTTGATATCTCCATCGAGGGAACATCAAAGCatctcaaacccatgtcttagACCATACTCTTCATTTTCCTGCCCAGACCTGTTCTTCTCCCTGCTCTTTGGTCTTTTCCATCTCCCAGTTGCTCGGGCCAGGAAATGTGATCTTTCTGTTCCCTCAGTCACACATCTAATCCTAATAGCAAAACTAGTCTCTATTTCCGAAAGGAATTTCAACTCCCACCTTGTTCCCATCTCTGCTGGAGGCACCTAGAGAAACCACAACAGCCTTCTCACTAGTCTCCTTGCTTCCATCCTTGCCATCTGTTTTCCATAGGACAGCAAGCCACATTCAACAGCCTCCAACCATGTCACTCCCTCCCTTCACCTTATTGCTTCACGCTGCTCTTAATATAAAATCCAAGTTCATCCCATTTTTCTACTTGTTTACAGTCTGTTTCTCCTACTAGAATATATAAATTTCATGAAGGCAGAGACCATAGCTGTCTGACTCACCATTATCTCCCCTGTGACCAGCACTTAGGCTATACTTactgaaaaagtatttttctgtCACCTTATAGCAGAAGAAGATCTTTATGATCCAAGGTCGCTACCCTGTGATCCGGTGCCTCTTGCGCCAAAGGGGCTGGGTGGAGAAGAAGATGGTCCATCACTTGGGTACCACTTTGCCACAGCCGCACAAGGATCTGGACAGCTCAGTAATGGGTGACAGTGACACGACTGAGGATGGTGAGATATCCCTCCCTTCCCACAGGCTGCTTGAGTCCCTTTTCTTTGGTCCCACTGTCCCAAGGTTGAGGCTTTGATGTGGGGCTGAGGGGCAGGGACCGGGGCCTTCCCACACCTGGGCTCTACATCTACAGAGGATGAAGATGAGGAGGAGGCATTCCGGCCACCACAGCTGTTTGACTTCGATGAGTTATTGGAATTTGATGACCTACATGGGACACATGCTCTGATGGTAAGGATCCAGCGGGCTGGATAGGGGTCTGCTTCTTTCAAGAGAAAGCACTAGAGTCCAGCTTGGTGACCCCAGACAAGCCGTTTTGTAaatctcagtttccctatctgtggTAAAAATGATTGGTTCTCTAAAGCCTAGGTAGGCCAGTGGAGTGGTGAGTGACACAGATAAGGCTGGCCTGGGATCAGGGCTCTTTGCCAGGTTGTATCAGAAGCTGGCACAATCTCCACACCTGGTAATTTCCCCCTTCCAAATAAAACCCCATCTTCCTCCGTTGTTGGCAAGTGAAGGTTAGAAGGAAGgacttaaaaaattttgaaagaggcTGATATGATGATGGGGAGGATATGTGTGTTGAGATCAAGACACTTGGCTTTGAATCTTCGTACCACCACTTTCTGAGTTGAACTATGCCAAACTGCCATTTTTGTATGTCAGGTGAGGTTGAGGACATTCCACATGGTCCAACATTGTGAACCTGGGACAAGTCCCTGAGCCTCAGtcccctcatctgtgaaatggggataatggtAGCACCTACCACATAGGGttatggtgaggattaaatgaatcgACATGGAAAGCTTAAGCACAGGGCCTGACACATGGTGTTACTGGTTATCAGTAATCCTTCCTCCCAGAGTTCTAGGAAGGATGGGGAGAGGTGGCGCTCACGAGAAAACTTAGTCACATGCTCTGTGACCATCAGCTTAGAGTCACTGCCCTGCCACTGAGTAAGTCACTAATGGCCGAGACCCAGAACAAGGTGTGGCATTCAGTTGTGGAGTTTAGTCACAGCCTAGGGGCACCTGGTTGAAAGAGCTGCAAGCCAGCCTGCTCTGTTCACCAGTGTGTGCCCCAAAGGGAagagatgtcttttctttttttttgtttttgagatgtcCTTTCATAACTTACAAAAAGATGACATGTGAGCTAGAGGCCCCCTTGGGAGGATCCTCTCTCTCCATTCACCCACCTTGCTCAGCACGGCAGGGAGAAGCTTCCTCAGGCCTTGTGGTGCCCACATCaaccttccctgtctcctcccctctccccagtcaCGTATGGTTCGGAACGAGATCCCCTACTTCATCTGGACTACTCGTCGGGACATCCTGGACTGTCGCTTCCTCTCCAAGGATCAGATGATAAACCACTATGCTCGGGCAGGCTCCTTTACCACAAAGGTGAGCTCTTCAGAGCGCAGGCATGGCAGCTGCCAACCCCCCAGCTCTTGGGCTGGCAGTCCCTTTTTCTGCTCTCTTTGTCAGTAAGAGTTCTCAGGAGGTGGGGAGGTACGTGGTTCAGTTGGATTTGGACGCACCTGTGTTCAAATCCAACCTGTGCAGCATGTCTGGCACATATAGACACGGTGACTAAAATAGACTCCAGGAGCCAAATGGGGTCTAGAGTAAGAACAAACACCATAGCCAATGACTATGAGCAGGGGGACCCTTCTCTCCTAAGCAGAGACTGGTTGATGGTTGATGGTCTGGCTGATGGTTCTATTATATCTTGTCTTGGTtaagtgacttcacctctctgagcctcaggctcCTCTTCTTTAAATGAGAATTCCAGTAAGACCTATTCTCTAGGGTTATGGCAAGAATGATAGGCTTTATAATTGGGACCTGCTGGTCTATTATTAGTGTGGACTGGGAAGGAGTTCTCAAAGAGGCAGGTATTTAAGGATGCGAAAAGGTGGCTAGAAGGATGCAGGGAATTCTGGGCAGAGGGAACCACATGGGCAGCATGTGGAGGTGGATATGAGCCTAGCAAGTGGGGCAGAGGCTCTGAGCCTGTCCACGCAGCATCCCCTTGAGCTCTCTGGGTGGGTGCCCAGtgtggagagtcccttggaggcCCCCTGGGCaagtcccaccccaccccctcagcgGCTGACTCCATAGGTGGGTCTGTGTCTCAATCTCCGGAATTTGCCGTGGTTTGATGAGGCTGATGCCGACTCCTTCTTCCCGCGCTGCTACCGCCTGGGGGCTGAGGATGACAAAAAGGCCTTCATAGGTAAGGAGATACCATCCCCATGCCTGGCCCCTCAAGCCAAAGGAGGAGGGCTAAAGCCCTGGCTGGTGTTAGAGAGCAAAGGGCCTCTCTCATGCCGTCATCTACCCCAGcagatttccttctccatcctcaaCCCTCATCTTTCCCGTATGTGCCTCCCTTAATGAGCCCCCTACCTTGGTCACCCCAGACCTCCAGAAGAGCTGACATAGTTTATCTTATTTTCTAGAGCAGGTTCTAAAAGTTAGTCACTTAATTGAGTTTGGAATCCAGAATAAGTTTCAATCCCCTGTCAGATTCCGCTGACTAGATCGGGTTCCAAGTCTAGTTCCAAGAAAAGTTTCTAGACTTTGGGGCTCACAGACAGAGTAGGCTCCAACTCCAGCACACACTCTAAATTCAGGTCAGAATTTGGATCCACATTAGACGCTAGGTTTAAATTAGTCTCCAAATCCTATATAGCTAGGGGCCAAGGTCTGGTTCTCAGGCTAGAATAAGTATCAAAAGTGGATCAggacattgtaagtcaactatacgtcacataaaaaaaataaaaattcacacacatgcacaatagGAAAAAAAGGTGGATCAggaacagaggaggagaaatcAGACAGGAGAATCACGCAAGATTCTGAAGGTGGAATATGAGCCAAGTCAGGTCAGATTCTGGGGCTCATTCCACAGTGGAAACAGAAGCCAGGTTCTAAGTGGGGTTCTAGAGTCAGAAACAGTAGTCAGGTTCCAGATCCAGAGTGGGGCAGGTCATGATCAGGTTCCGGAACCAGAACAGGCCCGGAGCCTAGGGGCTGAGGAGGGTATCCCCTGCCCCGGGAGCAGAGGACTTCTGGCTGACAGCTGCCCGCAACGTTCTCAAGCTGGTGGTAAAGTGCGAGTGGAAGTCAAACTCTGTCGAAGAAGAAGAGGCCCCAAGTAAGTACTGTGGTCACCTCTGCTCCCCTAACCATTTATCCTCCTACGCAGCACACCTCACCCATCTGTCATGGTATTTTTCTCATCCATCTGCCCATCCACCACCCCTTCCTACCCACTCTTCCGTACATCTCCCCTTCTTTCTGTCCACAGTCTGTTCATCCATCTGCTTCCCTACTTACCCACCCATCTCACATTCAcctacccatccacccatccatgcATTCATCCTTCCCCCCACTGTTGATCTGTTCATTCACCTCCTTCTGTCAACTCCACACTGCCTATCAATCCACTCCACTTTCCTGCCTATCTACATACTTATGCTTCCACAGACCCACCTCCCATCCATGTACTTCTTTTCCATCCTGCCATCCACCACTTAATCTATCCTCTGGCCCATCCACTCATCATTCTTCTGTCCCACCCACCCACTTAGCCACATGTCTTCCTATCTGTTTGTTAATTGACCCACTGCCTCGCTCGGTTCTCCGCTGGGCTTGGCATGTGGCAGAGTGCTCTAGAGAGGACAGACTTAAGAGGACATGGTCCGTCCCTGCCTGTGGGGAGCTCAGATCTGTGAGGAGAGGCAGCAGTAAAACCATGTAGTTTGATGTGGTCTGAGGACCGCTCGTGCCTTGTGACGGGGGACCCAGACAGTCTCTCCCTACTTGTCGGCTCAAGCAGCTGCTGGCCCTTTCCCTTTCTGGACTTAGCTCCCACCTTGCACTTCCTGTCCTGTAGCCCAGAGTTGCCAGAATTCCTCAGGGGTTTGGTGAAATGAGAGGCAGCTCGGCTGTGAGAAGGAAGCCCTGGCTCCTCCCGAGGGACACCTCCCTGGGGCTGTCTCCTGGTGTGTCAGGAGCGGGGCTCAAGGAGCCTCAGGTGTGTCAGAGCCCCCAAGCACAGAGAGGCTGCAGGTGTGTCTGCTGGGGCTCTAGGCGCTGAGATGTTTGGGGACATTGAGGGTGAGCCTCAAATGAATGACAGGTCCTGCACAGTGAGGGGCAAGGGCGAGCACTGGGACCCCAGATGAATTTAGAACAAAGCCCTGGGTGAGTGACAGGTTCCACAGCAGTAGGGGCTGCAGGTGTATTTCAGGTGAAGTCACGGGTAAGTGACAGGCCTTGGGGCAGTGGGAGCCGTGGAGTGTGAGATAGTGAcagcccccacccctaccccatctCTACAGGAGACAAGCAGCCgaggaaacaggagaaaaagcCAGCGTCGGTGTCCCCAGAGTTTGTGGATGAGGCTTTGTGTGCCTGCGAGGAGCACCTTAACAACCTGGCGCATATGGACATCGACAAGGACGTGGAGACCCCGCTCTACCTGAGCCCCGAGGGCTGGTCCCTCTTTCTCCAGCGCTACTACCAAGTGGTCCAGTGAGTGCCTCTGCAGCCCGGGCCATGGGGCGTGCTCTCAGGCAGCTTTCATGTTCATAGCTGATGGTCAGGGACAGAACCTCTCTGTCGAATGCCCAccgcccccagctcctccccaaGTCTCCCTGTTTTCATTCACCCACTATTCTCCTTCAGAACCCTCAGGAGTTCTCACTGCCTTCATATCAGGGTCCTGACTACTCTTCCCCAGATCCCCGGTGTAGCATAGTGACTAAAATCATGGCCTGTGCTGTCAGACAGATCTGAGTTCAAGTTCTGCCTGTCCTATTTCCaagttctgtgaccttgggaatcTCACTCACCTATCTGATCTTTGCTTTTCTCAAATGTAgaataggtttaaaaataatgTCTGCCTCAAAGGTAGGATTAGGGTAATTTTTATGATGTGCTCAGCACTGACTCATAGTATTCATTCACAAAGTAAGACTTGTTAAGTCATTTAGGTTTTATCCTAGAAACCAGCATTTCGCAAAGCCTATTATATAGAACACTAGTTCTACATGCTGAAATGGAGTTTATGAAAAAAGGGTTTTGTGGTCAGTCACATTTGGAAAACACTGAGTGGAACAAAGTTAAAATAGGtttccttgacacaggacttttCAGAAGATGGTGTAAACTCCCAAGAGGGACAGAGTATGCAGTGTATCCTGTACTTACGtgaccccagccccctgccccaagTATCCTTAGTGGTTGTATTCGCAGGACATTTTGGGGAAAGGTTCTTGAGCAGAGGAAAGGAGTATTGAGACGGGCCTGGGCCTGTTGTAGGGAGATGCTCTTCAGCACAGTATGTAGGAAAAACTGGCAGGAAGAGGGCCTGAAGGCATTTACTGAGCccttcctatgtgccaggcatcgtGCCAGACCCAAGAAATGAAGCAAAATCCGTGCCCTCAGGAGCAGACAGCTCAAGCAGGGAGACTTGCAGCAAGTCAGGGGGCGGGCTAAAGGCCTCAGGTGGCGTGATGTTAGAATAGAAACGAACAGGCAGATTTAGTGATTGATAGGGGACACTGAAGAACTAGTAAATGAACTTTGAACGAATGACTTAGCCAGCAAACCCACATCATTGATGAATaactcatttgtatctttttttaaacactAGAGAATGAAAACTAGGTGATCCCATACTTTCCCCTTAGCTGCCAGAAAACATAAAGCTGCCCTTCTGAAATTAAGAAtcactgggggacttccctggtggtccagtggctaagattccaagcTCCTGATACAGGAGGaaacggttcaatccctggttagggaactagattccacatgctgccactgaaagagcctgcatgccacagtgaaagCAACTAAAACcgaatacagccaaataaattaaaaatattaaaaaaataatgtcaggACTGAGTTATAATAGTCGGTGGAAATAATGTCAGTCCTTTGCATTTCTGGATGTGGGGCAAGTCGAGGGCTGAAGGAACCTCTCAAAAGCAGGATTAGGAAATTTCCCTGGTCatgcagtggttaaaactctgcttccaatgcatggggtgcaggttcaatccttgctcggggaactaagatcccacatgctacatgaagcagtcaaaaaaaaaaaaagttaattaaaaaaaaaaaatcaggattacATAAAATATTACCTCATGTAACATTGCACTGAATTGTTAGATCATTAGCATTAATTAAGTCAATATTTATTGCTGCTtctcagcttttaaaaacaaatccacaGCTCACCAGCCaggcttcttttttccccctcccctgaCCACCAGATCGACTTTCCACAGAACTGCTGGGTtttttactaaatataaaatcataCTGTCAGCCTGAATATGCTTTTTCAAATTGCATGTGTCCCTGCCACTGCCATGGACACTTTCCTGGGCCAGATCACAGATTTGCTCAGTAGATTCTTTATGCCACGGCCACAGAAACGTTTCCAGCAAACCTTGTGGAAAAAGAAGAGCCCAGGAATCATGTGTGAAAAAGAGGCCTTGCCGAGACCCCTCCATCTGATTGTCCCTgttcccagccctgcccagctgcCACTGCTGTGCCTGCCTTAGTAACGGAGATAAGTTCTCCGTGGCTGGAGACATCCAAGAGGCTCCAGCCTCTTTAATGTCCGAGAGATGTTAAAAGAGAGGTTACCATCTAGCGGAGGCTTCCTTCCTATTcactcaaaagaaaagaaatgggagaGTTTGGCTGAGGCCACCATCTGGGATATTTTGTGACTTGGTTTAGTTTGAGGACATTTCGTGTCCTGTAGGGAACAGGTTCCTTTTTGTCCCCGAACTCTTACCCATACAGCCCAGTCGCTGCCAGAGACTTCCTTACtcaaccattcattcatttaacaaacttCTAGGGAGTACCTAATAAGTGCTGGGGTACTACTTGGGGATGGGAGAATAACAGAGAATAACAACTACAGAAATTATTCCTGGTCTCATAGAGTTTTCATTCCAGTGAGCAGAGACAGGTGGTGACCAAATAAGTGTAGGTGTCAGGTGGTAAGTGATGAGAAGAGAAATAAGTCTAGGAGATGTATGATACAGTTGTGCAAGAAAAGAATTAGATGAGGAAGGGGCCCGCCTACCCACCAGTGTTAGGTTAAAGATTAGGAGAGGAGTGAACTGCCAAAAACACTTGTGGATGAAAGATTCAGGCAGGCTAGAGTTTGCATCCTGGCTCAGCCTCTTAACTcagtgtgtggccttgggcacatCCCTTAACCAACCCTGCAAGCTTCAGTTTATACTTCTCTAAGATCGGACCAATAACATCTCCTTGAAGATGGATTAGTGATAATGTATATAAAGCCCttggcacaatgcctggcatgtagaGGTGCCTCATCATTTGATGCTGGTATGATTAAATTCTGCCAAAGAGCAGTTTTAATATAATAGAGAGAGAGGTGGCAGAAGgtggagtactggagtgggagggGGTACGGTAGGTAGAACGTACCATTCCAGCAGTCAGGGACAGTGCCCTGGGCAGGGTGGATCTGGGGCACAGCCTGAGGGCGGGGGTGGAGGATTGGGAGAGCCCTATCCAGGTCTCGAGGGGAAGTGTGTGACCAAAGCTGGTGGGACCATGGCCAGGGGGCTTGTGTCTCCCCTTGCCTTGTTCACCAGAAtgcccccaggcccagccctgcccaagTCCCATCATCTCCCCACAGCGAGGGGGCAGAACTCAGGTACCTCGACACTCAGGTCCAGCGCTGTGAGGACATCCTGCAGCAGCTGCGGGCTGTGGTGCCCCAGATGGACATGGAAGGAGATCGCAACATCTGGATCGTGAAGCCAGGAGCCAAGTCCCGTGGACGAGGTGGGGGTCTGCCCCTGCTTCCCCGTACCAGCACCCTACACCCTCCCCAACCAGAGGCTCGGGATGTTAATAGTACAGCCTCTGTTGGAGCCAAACTGCCTAGGttcgaatcccagctctgctactgATACACATTGTGACCTTGAGGAAGTTATATCACCTCTTCgaacctcagttccctcatctgcgAGGGTTGATGATAATACCTCCTGTGAGGCCAGAATTAAATAAGGTAGTGCATGTACCACtcagcacagtgccaggcacaggaGCCACCCCATGAATGCTGGCTGCTGTGATGACAGTAgggcttccctagcagctcagcagtaaagagtccgccCGCCGATTCAGGAGAtaatgggttcaatccttgggtcggagaaatctgctggagaaggaaatggcaacccactccagtattcttgcctgggaaatcccatggacagaggagcctggcgggctacagtccatggcttcGCAAGagttcagacacgacttagcgactaaacagcatgATGATGATGCCAGCGCGTCCTCTCCTGCCCTGAGAGTTTAGGTTAACGCTTTAGGCAGGCCTGGTGGTACTCACTGCCGTTACTTGTTGTCTAAGGGCTCTCCGATTTGACTTAGGCATCCTTGTATGGTGTGGAACAGTGGTTTAAGGGTGTGGATGCTGAGAATCAGACTTCCTTAGTTCAAACCCAAGCTCTGCTCCCTAATATTTGAAAGAGCTGGGGTAGGTTAATTAACCTCTTCTGTGCCTCATTTTCATCCTTGGTAAAATGAAGCCAGTAATACCTACCCAAGAGGATTACATGAGTACAACATGGAAAGTGCTTTGATCCTATGCTTTTAGAGTAACTGCTATGTAAGTGCTGTTATTTTTAGCCACTATGTTGACTGCTCGGCATGAATGGAACTGAACAGGGCACCCAGCAGGCTGGGATGTTGCATTAGCCCAGCCTTTAAAAGATCGTTAAGGACTTCTGAGATataaaaaaaacagacttttggcaGCAGATCACTTCACATACTGCCCTTGGGAGAATTTGTTCGTGTCCTAGTGAAGCTGTTGCAGCTTCACATGCTGTGGGACACTCTCTTGGGATGTTTCTCTAAAActagcatcacagtcttttcttcttctgtcttggaaattgttttgttggttttttccaggattgaaaatacatatttgttattttttttaaaaaaagataagacaGTACAGAGAAGTGGAAGAAACCAAGGGTGCCTTTGATTTCACTGAGATAACTACTGTTTACCTTGTGGTG is a genomic window of Cervus canadensis isolate Bull #8, Minnesota chromosome 22, ASM1932006v1, whole genome shotgun sequence containing:
- the TTLL3 gene encoding tubulin monoglycylase TTLL3 isoform X6: MQGPTAALLLRAGELGAAKQDSTAWFRQERGPVCTWPRKPQPLELRATSPAPWPRARHSEFRLPEEAPAHGQDWVCSPASARRLDCALQPSAHDSHAQGAEDPRPAGPSASPAQEHAPPQDGEATCGRPSWPKAKSWGGRSLVLWRGFSKASQHMGRLRNAKIHVERAVKQKKIFMIQGRYPVIRCLLRQRGWVEKKMVHHLGTTLPQPHKDLDSSVMGDSDTTEDEDEDEEEAFRPPQLFDFDELLEFDDLHGTHALMSRMVRNEIPYFIWTTRRDILDCRFLSKDQMINHYARAGSFTTKVGLCLNLRNLPWFDEADADSFFPRCYRLGAEDDKKAFIEDFWLTAARNVLKLVVKCEWKSNSVEEEEAPRDKQPRKQEKKPASVSPEFVDEALCACEEHLNNLAHMDIDKDVETPLYLSPEGWSLFLQRYYQVVHEGAELRYLDTQVQRCEDILQQLRAVVPQMDMEGDRNIWIVKPGAKSRGRGIMCMDHLEEMLKLVDCNPMMMKDGKWVVQKYIERPLLIFGTKFDLRQWFLVTDWNPLTVWFYRDSYIRFSTQPFSLKNLDNSVHLCNNSIQKHLENSCHRHPLLPTDNMWSSQKFQAHLQETGAPNAWSTVMVPGMKAAVIHALQTSQDTVQCRKASFELYGADFVFGEDFQPWLIEINASPTMAPSTAVTARLCAGVQADTLRVVIDRRLDRNCDTGAFELIYKQPAVEVPQYVGIRLLVEGSTIKKPLAMCHRRMAVRPALPHLLAPRGPGESKDSGSPAHSPLPLHKPPQQGPAAFSPCALAPGAGPQTTAQQAGGH